The following proteins come from a genomic window of Shewanella halifaxensis HAW-EB4:
- a CDS encoding LysE family translocator — protein sequence MELILTIALFAFSSGITPGPNNIMLMSSGVNFGVKRSLPHLSGICIGFPAMVLAIGLGLSAIFQTYPVLHTIIKYVGIGYMLYLAWLIANSSAKMKGKNTVAPLSFMQAAAFQWVNPKAWIMGIGAVATFTSMSHALAPQVLTISLVFFFIAVPSALVWLGFGVALKRILKNQKQQKIFNVTMALLLVLSILPMIRP from the coding sequence ATGGAACTTATTTTAACTATTGCACTATTTGCGTTTTCATCGGGGATCACCCCTGGCCCGAATAATATTATGTTGATGTCTTCAGGGGTTAACTTTGGTGTTAAGCGTAGCCTCCCGCATCTCAGTGGTATTTGTATCGGTTTTCCGGCGATGGTGTTAGCCATAGGCTTGGGCTTAAGTGCAATATTTCAAACTTACCCCGTATTACATACTATTATTAAATACGTAGGGATCGGCTACATGCTGTATTTGGCTTGGTTAATTGCCAATAGCAGTGCCAAGATGAAGGGCAAAAACACTGTCGCCCCACTCTCCTTTATGCAAGCCGCTGCCTTTCAATGGGTCAATCCTAAGGCATGGATCATGGGAATAGGCGCTGTTGCCACCTTTACCAGCATGAGCCACGCATTAGCGCCACAAGTACTAACCATCTCTTTAGTCTTCTTTTTCATCGCGGTCCCCAGCGCCTTAGTCTGGTTAGGGTTTGGTGTCGCCTTAAAGCGAATATTAAAGAATCAAAAGCAACAGAAAATCTTCAATGTCACCATGGCGCTCTTGCTTGTGCTATCGATCCTACCTATGATCCGGCCATAA
- a CDS encoding DUF1415 domain-containing protein: protein MTQLMDPELQAYATETENWVKQVIMKYNICPFARREVEQASIRYAVIDEARMQDVLQALIDECIYLDEHTEIETTLFILPRGFEGFYLYLDLVDIANDLLIEQGYEGEYQLASFHPDYCFEDEPQDSAANYTNRSPYPTLHIIREASMELALATYDEPETIPERNIAFAERKGSEFFVKLLAHCKKSQ, encoded by the coding sequence ATGACTCAGTTAATGGATCCAGAACTACAAGCCTACGCGACAGAAACCGAAAACTGGGTAAAGCAGGTGATTATGAAATATAACATCTGCCCTTTTGCTAGGCGTGAAGTCGAACAGGCTAGCATTCGCTACGCGGTGATTGATGAAGCTCGTATGCAAGATGTACTTCAAGCGCTGATTGATGAGTGTATTTATTTAGATGAGCACACAGAGATTGAAACGACACTGTTTATCTTGCCCCGTGGCTTTGAAGGCTTTTATCTCTATTTAGACTTGGTTGATATCGCAAATGATTTGTTGATCGAGCAAGGCTATGAAGGTGAGTATCAGCTCGCGAGTTTTCATCCTGACTATTGCTTCGAAGATGAACCGCAAGACTCTGCTGCCAACTATACCAACCGCTCTCCTTACCCGACCTTGCACATTATTCGCGAGGCGAGCATGGAGTTAGCGTTAGCCACTTATGATGAGCCGGAAACGATCCCTGAGCGCAATATTGCTTTTGCCGAACGTAAAGGCAGCGAGTTCTTTGTGAAACTGCTTGCGCACTGTAAGAAAAGCCAATAA
- a CDS encoding ribonuclease H family protein encodes MAKKYYVVWAGRETGIFTSWDYTKKLVDKFPQAKYKSFPSEAEAKAAFAKAPSYNSGTKKPAAGAAKAKTAAKASLDIDLSRCDLSIFTDGGCEPNPGKAGSGIAVYHKAELTQLWYGLYNANGTNNSAELNALHQALLIADKALKQGLTVQILSDSQYSINCITNWAYGWKTKGWKRKTAGDIKNLDIIQQSHELYDGLKEKLNIQHVAAHVGIEGNELADRMSIYAIDQKDSEFCRYPDPIVLNDILSLRAG; translated from the coding sequence ATGGCTAAAAAGTATTACGTGGTATGGGCTGGGCGTGAAACCGGCATTTTCACTAGCTGGGATTACACTAAAAAGCTGGTCGATAAATTTCCACAAGCCAAATATAAATCTTTCCCGAGTGAAGCAGAAGCAAAAGCCGCCTTTGCAAAAGCGCCGAGTTATAACAGTGGCACTAAGAAGCCTGCAGCGGGTGCAGCAAAAGCCAAAACCGCAGCTAAAGCCAGTCTCGATATCGATCTAAGCCGCTGCGATCTGTCTATTTTTACCGACGGCGGCTGTGAACCCAACCCAGGTAAAGCAGGCTCAGGCATTGCCGTATACCACAAGGCAGAGTTAACCCAACTATGGTACGGACTCTATAATGCCAACGGCACCAATAACTCTGCCGAGCTAAATGCCCTACATCAGGCGCTGCTAATTGCCGATAAGGCACTCAAACAAGGGCTAACTGTTCAGATCTTAAGTGACTCCCAATACTCGATAAACTGCATCACTAATTGGGCCTACGGCTGGAAAACCAAAGGCTGGAAGCGTAAAACCGCAGGTGACATTAAGAACTTAGATATTATTCAGCAGTCCCATGAACTGTATGATGGGTTAAAAGAAAAGCTCAATATTCAACACGTAGCGGCACACGTCGGTATTGAGGGCAACGAACTGGCCGATCGCATGTCAATTTATGCCATCGACCAAAAAGACAGTGAATTTTGTCGTTACCCAGATCCTATTGTTCTTAATGATATCCTTAGCCTACGTGCCGGTTAA
- a CDS encoding leucyl aminopeptidase family protein, whose product MSNLIISGASGIPLSIFNSQSFNVWREQQEQRIQNWLNTTQFNGKGASLIPGPEGNLEQVIFVSDSDDSYWLCGDLVNQLPSGQYELKGSEQLIRTAAFSWGLGAYQFDRYKKGDKELPVLVVPTQAQADEANKFIRSVSLVRDLVNTPAADMMPQHLGDIMIAMSQEFGATVTQIVGNELLEHNYPTIHMVGRASENLPRLIDLTWGDESAPKLTLVGKGVCFDSGGLDIKPTSGMRLMKKDMGGAAHVIGLAQLIMAHNLPVRLRVLVPAVENAVSANAFRPGDVITTRKGITVEIDNTDAEGRLVLCDALTEANSDKPELVIDFATLTGAMRIALGTELPGFFSNDEEVAAGFTASGLKVDDPVWRMPLHRPYLDLTGSDIADLANCAKTPFGGAITAALYLEEFVDKGISWSHFDVMAYNVRKLPGRPVGGEAFGIRAVFDYLQNRFK is encoded by the coding sequence ATGAGCAACCTAATTATCTCTGGTGCTTCTGGCATCCCTTTATCTATTTTCAATAGCCAATCTTTTAACGTTTGGCGTGAGCAGCAAGAGCAACGCATTCAAAACTGGCTCAACACCACTCAATTTAACGGCAAAGGCGCAAGCTTGATTCCTGGCCCAGAAGGCAACCTAGAACAGGTTATTTTTGTCAGCGATAGCGACGACTCCTACTGGCTTTGTGGTGATTTAGTTAATCAACTGCCCAGCGGTCAATATGAACTTAAGGGCTCAGAACAGCTAATCAGAACCGCGGCATTTAGCTGGGGATTAGGGGCTTATCAGTTCGACCGTTATAAAAAGGGCGATAAAGAGTTACCCGTGCTCGTAGTGCCCACTCAGGCTCAGGCGGATGAGGCCAATAAATTCATCCGTTCGGTATCACTGGTGCGCGATCTGGTTAACACTCCTGCTGCCGACATGATGCCACAACACTTAGGTGACATCATGATCGCCATGTCGCAGGAATTTGGTGCGACCGTGACGCAAATTGTTGGCAATGAGCTGCTCGAACATAACTACCCCACCATACATATGGTTGGCCGTGCCAGTGAAAACCTGCCACGCTTGATCGATCTGACTTGGGGGGATGAATCGGCCCCAAAACTCACCTTAGTCGGTAAAGGCGTCTGTTTCGATTCTGGCGGGCTGGATATTAAACCTACCTCTGGCATGCGCCTGATGAAAAAAGATATGGGCGGCGCAGCTCATGTCATCGGTCTTGCTCAGTTGATCATGGCCCATAACTTACCTGTTAGATTGCGAGTCTTAGTGCCTGCGGTTGAAAACGCGGTATCAGCTAATGCCTTTAGACCTGGGGACGTGATCACGACACGTAAAGGCATTACCGTTGAAATTGATAATACCGATGCTGAGGGCCGTTTAGTCTTGTGTGATGCCCTAACAGAGGCCAACAGTGACAAACCTGAGCTGGTAATCGACTTTGCCACACTCACGGGCGCAATGCGCATCGCACTAGGCACAGAGCTTCCAGGTTTTTTCAGTAACGACGAAGAGGTTGCCGCAGGATTTACCGCATCGGGACTAAAAGTTGATGACCCTGTATGGCGTATGCCGCTGCACAGACCTTACCTCGATTTAACGGGTAGCGATATTGCCGATCTCGCCAACTGCGCTAAAACGCCATTTGGCGGCGCAATAACAGCAGCACTTTACTTAGAAGAGTTTGTAGATAAAGGTATTAGTTGGAGCCATTTTGACGTAATGGCCTACAATGTGCGCAAATTACCCGGGCGCCCGGTAGGCGGTGAAGCCTTTGGCATTCGCGCGGTATTTGATTATTTGCAAAATCGCTTTAAATAG